The following are from one region of the Dermacentor albipictus isolate Rhodes 1998 colony chromosome 5, USDA_Dalb.pri_finalv2, whole genome shotgun sequence genome:
- the LOC135908385 gene encoding palmitoyltransferase ZDHHC2-like: protein MQAVVGRSPEAPRPGRRSGSRGLRSWLPLLLNWLPLALVACLFLWAYYAYVVVFCVSVVRDNALKAAAFGIGFHLLLFLCLWSYVQTTVAVVAPIPPLFRLTVGEQQALENCHNERTRRSVLDVMAIERGVLTLGADGCVRYCEECCLIKPDRCHHCSACQRCIPKMDHHCPWFNNCICFSTYKFFLLTIFYVVALSLFGVFTAGKYVIEMWVIARMTPSTFHVTFLTVLGTALALGLGAFLWHHVSMVCSNETTLEDMRSPIFRDTNDSFNVGCWQNFVHVFGPRKSLWMVPVFTSVGDGARFPTKLHPVLGAQEEYEQRSVEATYSTGSSVDNPSSATVTVML from the exons ATGCAAGCAGTCGTTGGCCGATCGCCGGAGGCTCCTCGACCGGGTCGGCGCAGTGGCTCCAGAGGTCTCCGTTCCTGGCTACCACTTCTGCTCAACTGGCTTCCACTAGCACTCGTTGCGTGTCTCTTCTTGTGGGCCTACTACGCCTACGTTGTCGTGTTTTGCGTATCCGTGGTCCGCGACAATGCCCTGAAAGCCGCCGCCTTTGGCATCGGATTTCACCTGCTGCTCTTTCTCTGCCTTTG GTCTTACGTACAGACCACGGTGGCGGTCGTGGCACCCATACCACCACTCTTTCGGCTGACCGTAGGCGAGCAACAGGCGCTGGAGAACTGCCACAACGAGCGCACTCGCCGAAGCGTCCTCGACGTGATGGCCATCGAACGCGGCGTGCTCACCCTCGGTGCCGATGGCTGCGTGCGATACTGCGAAGAATGCTGCCTCATCAAGCCCGATCGCTGCCACCACTGCTCTGCCTGCCAAAG GTGCATCCCCAAGATGGACCACCACTGCCCCTGGTTCAACAACTGCATCTGCTTTAGCACCTACAAGTTCTTCCTGCTCACAATTTTCTACGTCGTGGCTCTGTCGCTTTTCGGTGTCTTCACCGCAGGAAAATACGTGATCGAGATGTGGGTGATCGCGCGCATGACACCGTCGACCTTCCACGTCACTTTCCTGACGGTCTTGGGGACAGCGCTGGCGCTGGGCCTCGGCGCTTTCCTGTGGCACCACGTGTCCATGGTCTGCAGTAATGAGACCACGCTCGAAGACATGCGTTCCCCCATCTTCCGAGACACCAACGACTCGTTCAACGTCGGCTGCTGGCAAAACTTCGTTCATGTGTTCGGTCCCCGCAAGTCGCTGTGGATGGTTCCAGTGTTCACCAGCGTGGGCGACGGAGCGCGATTCCCCACAAAGCTGCATCCCGTACTCGGCGCGCAGGAGGAGTACGAACAGCGCTCAGTAGAAGCCACTTACTCTACTGGCTCGTCCGTCGATAACCCGTCATCGGCCACAGTGACTGTGATGCTTTAG